A window of Alkalicoccobacillus plakortidis contains these coding sequences:
- a CDS encoding sugar phosphate isomerase/epimerase family protein — MELNMTPRTSTKRLEVIMSWWGMTGLQICEELGTEDKVRLIAEAGYDGINGFLPKEKEAEEWHRLLGKYNLTFSVNAYPKSAQELEVFLEDAKAFGKVDFVNVQVMRPFLTGKKAINLLSDLEKVSQSVGIPAYIETHRGTITQDLIRTVEYVQSLQNPKLTIDLSHYILAGEMLTIQGEAEQMIQTLLSKTKSIHARISNGQQIQVAIPEPKNIDLHQLNCPLLDQYQNWWLLGMRNWMESASDTEDVFPFICELGSPPYAITLSNANNGTNETSDRWSQSLLFAEIARSLWKQV, encoded by the coding sequence GTGGAATTGAATATGACTCCCCGTACGTCCACTAAGCGCCTTGAAGTAATCATGTCTTGGTGGGGAATGACTGGATTGCAAATCTGTGAGGAGTTAGGGACTGAAGACAAAGTCCGTCTTATAGCGGAAGCGGGTTACGATGGAATTAATGGATTTCTTCCAAAGGAAAAGGAAGCTGAGGAATGGCACCGTTTATTAGGAAAATATAACCTAACATTCAGTGTGAATGCATATCCTAAATCAGCTCAAGAGTTGGAAGTATTTTTAGAGGATGCAAAAGCATTTGGTAAAGTAGACTTTGTTAATGTACAGGTAATGAGGCCATTTCTTACAGGAAAGAAAGCAATAAATTTATTATCTGATTTAGAAAAAGTATCTCAATCTGTAGGCATTCCTGCATACATTGAGACACATCGTGGAACGATTACACAAGATTTAATACGAACAGTAGAATATGTTCAAAGTCTTCAAAATCCTAAGCTAACTATTGATCTCTCACATTATATTCTTGCTGGTGAGATGCTTACTATTCAGGGTGAGGCTGAACAAATGATACAGACTCTACTCTCGAAAACAAAAAGTATTCACGCTAGAATTTCAAATGGACAGCAAATTCAAGTAGCTATACCAGAACCAAAAAATATTGATCTTCATCAGTTGAACTGTCCATTATTAGATCAGTATCAAAATTGGTGGTTATTGGGTATGCGAAACTGGATGGAGAGTGCGAGTGATACAGAGGATGTGTTTCCATTCATATGTGAACTAGGATCGCCACCATATGCTATTACATTATCAAATGCTAATAATGGCACGAATGAAACAAGTGATAGGTGGTCACAAAGTTTGTTGTTTGCAGAGATCGCTCGATCACTATGGAAGCAAGTATAA